aaactatgAATTTCGAGAAAACACCTTATGAATACTGTATAATGCAACAGTCCTGAATATATCGCGTAATATTCTGTTAATCTCGTAATTAATCAtgttgttaaaatatatatatatatatatatatctcaagagagagaaaaaatgaataTGTGGTGCTTATGTACCTAAGCATAGATAAAGAACACctcacataataattttttaatatttattgtgtAATGAATAAATGGTTGGACATCATATTTTTTACAGTAAATCACTAATTAAAATGTGAGAAGTTTTATACTCATTTAAAAACATAACAACCATATACATATTTCcatttctatacatatatataccacTTCGCATACACTTAccattaagtaaaaaaaatacatatttcatTCGTAATATCaattgatattatatattttttcaatagGTTTTGTTAAATAACGCCCTAAAGGTGTCCGTTAAGGTGTATTAAATAGTTTTACACTTATCTTAAAATTCATGAGTGGACATTTGATATCTAAAGTTACAACCTTTTTATACGTGAACCCTTAAgggcttcatttaacatttttttttttaatttggattTACATGGTattttttgtttacatatatgaAAATGTCATATACATGTATATCGGGTATTTAGCACTTAGCACAGCTCTAAATCTAATAACTTATTGTTCTCGcaaatttattgatttaattatatGATTGGCCGgcttaaattttatttgtttacacccttttctatttaccTTTTCTTAAACCCCAAGTTTCTATTTTTATCCGAAATTTAATTATGTTAATACTACGAATCCCGACAACTTTTAAGATTTAAATCTAATTATGGAAGTGAAGTATTACCAATTATGTCCGTATCCCGACATGTTTTTAGTTCaaaaaaagtatttaatttattttcctTTATTATTAAAAGACAAGAAAGTTTGTACATACATACCTATAAATACATCATTGACCAAACACACAAACCATTATAATACATCCTTGCAATAAAACTCTAATTATAGATCTTCTTCCCTCACACAAAGAACAATTATTCCGGTAAACTTCAATTCTTTACATTATTAACACATGTAATTTAAGTATATAATAACCATATATACATTCTTGACtacatatatctaatatatatgggttttttttgttttttttcttgtagATGGGTCGTGCAAAGTTGAGGATGGAACTCATACCAAAAGAGAAAACTCGAATCACGACTTACCAAAAAAGGAAACGTGGGATGATTAAGAAAGCCAAAGAATTCACAACTCTTTGTGATGTGAATACCGTGATGTTCATATTACCTCCTGATTCAAATGAGCCCGAGGTTTGGCCTGAAAACCCCGAGCTAATCAAGAAAACCATCGCTTTTTACAAGACAAAAAAGGGTGATTCGGGAAAGAAAACTTATGATCTCAATGACTTTTTTGAAGATCGTAAGAAAAAAATTGAAGATGAGCTAATGAAGGCCCGAAAAAAGAACATGGAAGCCAAGTACTCGACTTGGTATGATGAGTTCAATAATTATTCCGAAGCACAATTAAGGGTTTTGTCTAAGTCTttggaaaacaaagaaaatatagTTAAAGCTGTTGTTGAATTCAAGAAAAATAACATGAAAATCCTAATGCCATCTATGTTAGAACTCGATGATCACAAAAAACCAATGCTTCATCACTTTAGTGATTTGGGCTCTGGTTTGGGCTCAGGATTGGGCTTGAACCTAGGTAACCCAGTTAGTAATTTTGGTCATTATCAACTAATGAACCATCAAGTAATGAGTAATGGCGATCTTGGGTGGCTCAATAATGATGCTGAATCTAATTCTTGTTTACCTTTATCATCGATGAAGTGTGACCCGAGGGGGTATGGTTATAACGCGGTGTATGATGGGGGTGTGATCTACGATAACGTGAACCAATGGGCGATTCCTCAGCCGATGGTGCAAGTTCAAGTTCCGGACTTTGTGATGCAAGAAATTCATAATGCCCAAGCAATGAACAACAATGGTGGTGTTGGTGATTATATGATGGATCAGGATCAACATGCAAGGATGTTTATGGGTAATTAAttatactagttttttttttttttttttgagtgatTTGATACTTTGAAATTTGATAGAAatagtgttttttgtttttgtttttttggcaTGTTGAGAATGTCGTttacttatttaattttgttttggatAATGAGATCTTTATAGTTTTTGGGTTTCATAATATATCGTCGATTTGACGCTTGGTTCATTGTCAAAACCATCTCAAAAGAAACTTTTATATTCTTAAAAGAAGTTTATACTTTTACCAACTATTATTAGTTACAGTACACATGTTATGTTTCATAATATTTATGTATGCAAcatttataaaagaaactaaCATCCATTGTAGTTGTATGTTCTTAGACTTTATAATAATTTGGTTACGTTGTTTTGGGGAGGTAGATGTTTGGATTATCCGGTCCAATGGAAGATACTTTTTTTGGTTTAATGGTTTTGTTGTGATGACAATAATCATCGTTGCTCAACTCATGCACGCCCAGTCGCCCagactttttttattataattgctatatgattataatattttttgttacaatatttttttactGACAAATTATTCTGCTCATAGCCTCTTTCTATTCACTGAACTTTGTGAATTACTCGTATTCAATTGAGATTATGAAACCAAATTCAATGGTTTTCAAATATGCAACTTggctctctttttttttcttcttatcgATGAATGGCATTCTCTGGTTAATTTGTTGCTTCGAGTTTGTGTTGACTTATATAGAGCACTTGCCTTGAATACGTACGTACATATCCTTACTTTTTGTTCATCGGGAGTCACATGATCCGTAATTTGCCTTATTTTCTTTGTTTCGCGTGGTAGGTTTTCATTTTATGGTAATTtcaaatgtttaattaattaaggtaaACTTGTTAAAATTGGAGATACAAGTACTCTGTAGATCGGTTTAGGTTTAATGATGAgctgttttttttaaaagaatttgaaatccGACGTGTCCAAATATAGAGTAAACTTCATACTTTAATTCTACTAATCAATCCAATCCACCTCTTACGAGTTACGATTAATACTTTTCTTGATGGTATGTTTGATCGTTGATGACATTCTCAATTACTTTATGTTTGAATGGCAACAGTTTACTAATTATCATCACTCGgcttgtaatattattttggATAATGCTAACTATAGCCGTTGTTCTGTTcagaaaaaaaactaactatAGCCGTTGTTCTGTTTAGAAAAAGATTATAGCCGTTGTTAGCGTGAATAAAATTGTACTTTTCACGTTAAAAGTTCACCTCATAAAAAAATGGTAGAAGTACAACTAATCTATACATGGTCATTAGCAAGAtccattcatttttttatatattttataaataacttcaATTTCTGAAGTCATTGTTTATTTACCGAGCTCAAATGAAAGGTAATGACATAGTCATTCTAAAAAATAGTCACTTTATCGTTTTCTGGGAGCGGCCCAGATTTGATTCTTTTGGCGAAGACATAATTGAATTGGATTGACTAAATTACTTTGACACTATCGTTGTTGTGGGTTATATGAGTATTAATTCGATACATTGGATCAAGGAGTGTCCATCAATCTACCCTTATTTAGTGATAATACAGTTTATGctagattttagatccgtgttcaatgctggacacgagacttacgacattattaatactAGATATTattacatgtaactcataaagaAGTTCATAATTGAAAATATAAGTAGATAGTAAgtattcaattcaaatgtcaagaatgttacgctaatagaaagaaaactaatgtaataaaagaacattggaaACATATACCctatttcatcatttgaaagacttttATCATGaacgaaatttgttgtagtgttttttgttttctcatttttgtcacatattaacaccttaaagccccttctaaacttaactcgagatactgcaatgtacaattgtttGTGTGTGAAACCGtactttgtagatagaaaccaactttaataacattgtaaaaataactatttagttatttgttttctattaattacataaaattatgtaaaaaactaaacgATGACATctgcgagagtcaatttgatgaaatcgagcgatatgattgatcaataagtcattagttcaactgttttatagtgtatatatatatatatattaaaatagtacaattacacttaaaatcttaatatattacattaaatttaatttatttttaattaactaattatatatatataaatatatatataggggatgggaatataaggttgttaggtacctaagctcacctaagcttaggtgtcggacaatcttatattcacttttcccatatatatatatgatataacatat
The sequence above is drawn from the Erigeron canadensis isolate Cc75 chromosome 4, C_canadensis_v1, whole genome shotgun sequence genome and encodes:
- the LOC122597433 gene encoding agamous-like MADS-box protein AGL82, translating into MGRAKLRMELIPKEKTRITTYQKRKRGMIKKAKEFTTLCDVNTVMFILPPDSNEPEVWPENPELIKKTIAFYKTKKGDSGKKTYDLNDFFEDRKKKIEDELMKARKKNMEAKYSTWYDEFNNYSEAQLRVLSKSLENKENIVKAVVEFKKNNMKILMPSMLELDDHKKPMLHHFSDLGSGLGSGLGLNLGNPVSNFGHYQLMNHQVMSNGDLGWLNNDAESNSCLPLSSMKCDPRGYGYNAVYDGGVIYDNVNQWAIPQPMVQVQVPDFVMQEIHNAQAMNNNGGVGDYMMDQDQHARMFMGN